In Xiphophorus hellerii strain 12219 chromosome 13, Xiphophorus_hellerii-4.1, whole genome shotgun sequence, the following proteins share a genomic window:
- the cfap69 gene encoding cilia- and flagella-associated protein 69, whose protein sequence is MDLGQTVSRENTEIPGINLSASFKIKNVQEASPKSLDLMKILYLLQDPLTTNLTGRHLFVLRKVLKRNKFGFHLRELADIARIIDICAEKVIERPKYASFLCEVLKISRIPFLKEKVSDDLIYAQDAINFLSCLGRLMKIPNPDIQEQVVEMVQSFFSSEAFKILPEDSQTVSPVYRLQLVERSDLPKLLVESVAALQNQPFIKLQLMETLQLLCSSSDLNCRSMLDAGAAQIVCLHMNGGDPPGRVLSSSSEILWTLLDSSGRDDAVAQLCSLDCVVSLKEAFSSVLALTSQGFDLQLRNYLLVFTSLIAENPNCPLVESLFAKQLLGYITLPELEISSAQKLTHSKEDLKMKKLLLNLLILLSRNVDAVQLFREELVMVSLLRFVNPPEKQPPSPQRAILSQQEELQLQALETLVSIAPVMLQDYMSCKGNTQLLLLLDWCCDARDRRKQQMQRCIRVLRAVTSLGEQSVNHDLSDQGAIHQLLGIIIQLEADCDEGDVVTIEMMSNIQLILSALCETDMHRKELFGSEGVEMVVHFLKKGAKNFYSGLGYNKLLISTIDCVWSCVIGCCITENEFLWKDGTGLLLDLLRSSPRCVHSIILSILLDLCNNPNTRPLVLGWRDADGLTAPGVLLQLWREEEEELGVLRDKNGGIVDPEKPLLTRFQDEICNLTFPANAPSAAVLETMENLRGKIYLLLSNLGFQDLPGLSVGDHVTLGIVRRYLDFKVCEVWNEIRKELSLDGVKPITSDEKALHSISKTLTEAAQSVMVEQSRVLEEQKQQEIQEEMRVYTEMKSHRTQQELAAKSWEKLVARTSNYNILKEEKAQRKKHLKSKLRPREAVDDRRQKHFITHILAVKKTGEPGPAGVDVSLARTVI, encoded by the exons ATGGATTTGGGACAAACTGTGAGCCGGGAGAATACGGAAATTCCCGGGATAAATCTGAGTGCATCGTTTAAGATTAAAAACGTCCAGGAG GCCTCTCCTAAAAGTCTGGACCTCATGAAGATTCTTTATCTTCTTCAGGATCCTCTGACG ACCAACCTGACAGGGAGGCACCTGTTCGTCCTGAGGAAGGTCCTGAAGAGGAACAAGTTCGGCTTC CATTTAAGAGAGCTTGCAGATATAGCCCGGATAATTGACATCTGTGCTGAGAAAGTGATCGAGCGTCCCAAATATGCATCGTTTCTGTGCGAAGTTCTTAAAATCAGCAG GATTCCCTTCCTGAAGGAGAAAGTGTCCGATGACCTGATCTACGCTCAGGACGCCATAAACTTCCTCTCCTGCTTGG GTCGTCTGATGAAGATCCCGAATCCTGACATTCAGGAGCAAGTCGTGGAAATGGTCCAGTCGTTTTTCAGCTCTGAGGCGTTCAAGATTCTGCCTGAAG ATAGCCAGACCGTCTCTCCGGTCTACCGGCTGCAGCTGGTGGAGCGCAGCGACCTTCCCAAGTTGCTGGTTGAGTCCGTTGCCGCGCTGCAGAACCAGCCGTTCATCAAGCTGCAGCTGATGGAAACCCTGCAgctcctctgcagctcctctg ACCTGAACTGCAGGTCGATGCTGGACGCAGGAGCAGCGCAGATCGTGTGTCTGCACATGAACGGAGGCGACCCGCCGGGCCGGGTCCTGTCCAGCTCCTCGGAGATCCTCTGGACGCTGCTGGACAGCAGCGGCCGGGACGACGCCGTGGCTCAGCTCTGCAGCCTCGACTGCGTGGT GTCTCTGAAGGAAGCGTTTTCATCCGTCCTGGCGCTCACATCCCAGGGCTTTGACCTCCAGCTCAGGAACTACCTGCTGGTGTTCACATCTCTCATTGCAGAAAATCCAAACTGTCCGCTCGTG GAGAGCTTATTTGCCAAACAGCTGCTGGGCTACATCACACTTCCAGAAC tGGAGATCTCTTCAGCGCAGAAACTCACCCACAGCAAAGAAGACCTGAAGatgaagaagctgctgctgaatcTGCTGATTTTGTTGTCCAGAAACGTTGATGCTGTCCAG CTTTTCAGAGAGGAGCTGGTCATGGTGAGCCTGCTGCGGTTTGTAAATCCGCCTGAGAAGCAGCCGCCTTCGCCTCAGAGAGCCATCCTCAGCCAGCAGGAGGAACTGCAGCTGCAGGCGCTGGAGACGCTGGTCAGCATCGCGCCGGTCATGCTGCAAGACTACATGAGCTGCAAGGGGAACacgcagctgctgctgctgctcgacTGGTGCTGCG ATGCCAGAGATAGGAGGAAGCAGCAGATGCAGCGCTGCATCAGAGTCCTGCGCGCCGTCACGTCTCTGGGGGAGCAGTCCGTCAACCATGACCTCAGCGACCAGGGAGCCATCCACCAGCTTCTGG GGATTATAATCCAGCTGGAAGCCGATTGTGACGAGGGCGATGTGGTAACCATAGAGATGATGTCGAACATCCAGCTGATCCTGTCAGCGCTGTGTGAGACCGACATGCACAGAAAG GAGCTGTTTGGGTCCGAGGGAGTGGAAATGGTCGTACATTTCCTGAAGAAAGGTGCGAAGAACTTCTACAGCGGTTTGGGATACAACAAGCTGCTGATCTCCACCATCGACTGCGTGTG GTCCTGCGTCATCGGCTGCTGCATCACAGAAAACGAGTTTCTGTGGAAGGACGGCACCGGCCTGCTGCTGGATTTGCTCCGCTCCAGCCCCAGGTGTGTGCACAGCATCATCCTCTCCATCCTGCTGGACCTGTGCAACAACCCCAACACCCGGCCGCTGGTCCTGGGCTGGAGGGACGCCGACGGCCTCACGGCCCCCGGAGTCCTGCTGCAGCTctggagggaggaagaggaggagctgggcGTCCTGCGGGACAAAAACGGAGGAATTGTTG ATCCGGAGAAGCCACTTCTGACCCGTTTCCAGGACGAGATCTGCAACCTGACGTTTCCGGCCAACGCGCCGTCCGCAGCCGTCCTGGAAACCATGGAGAACCTGCGAGGGAAGATTTACCTCCTGCTGTCCAACCTGG GTTTCCAGGATCTTCCTGGTCTGTCGGTGGGAGATCATGTGACTCTGGGCATCGTCAGGAGATACCTGGACTTCAAG GTCTGCGAGGTTTGGAACGAGATCAGGAAGGAACTGAGTCTGGACGGCGTGAAGCCGATCACCTCTGACGAAAAAGCGCTGCACTCCATTTCTAAGACGTTGACGGAAGCGGCGCAGAGCGTCATGGTGGAGCAGAGCCGCGTCCTGGAGgagcagaagcagcaggagaTCCAGGAGGAAATGCGCGTCTACACAGAG atgAAATCCCATCGGACGCAGCAGGAACTCGCTGCCAAATCCTGGGAGAAATTGGTCGCCAGAAC